The sequence below is a genomic window from Gammaproteobacteria bacterium.
AAATTCGTCATTGTCGTGCCTTCGGTGGCCATCCGCGAGGGCGTGTTGAAGAATCTGTCCATCACCCACGACCACCTGCAGAATCTTTATGGCAGGCCGCCGGCGCATTTTTCGGTGTACGACTCAAGGAAGGTTTCGGGGCTGCGGGATTTCGCCCTCAGCGATGCGATTCAGATTTTGGTCATCAATATTGACTCTTTCGCCAAGGATGCCAATGTCATCAATCGCCATAACGATAAACTGACCGGCGAGAAGCCCATTGATTTCATCCGCCGCGCCCATCCGCTGGTTATTGTGGACGAGCCGCAGAATATGGAAACGGTCAAGCGCAAAAGGGCGATCGAGGAGCTGAACTATCTCTGCACCCTGCGCTATTCGGCCACCCATGTTCACCACTATAACCGGATTTACAACTTGGACCCGGTGCGGGCGCATGAGTTGGGGCTGGTGAAACAGATTGAAGTGGACTCGGTGCGCGCGGAAAATGATTTCAACGCCGCTTATGTGCGGGTGAAAAGAATCAACGTCCGGGGCCGGCTTTCCGCGTCGCTGGAAATTGACTGCAACACCGCCGCCGGCGTGAAAAGAAAAAAGGTGACCGTCCGCTCCGGCGATGACCTTTATGAGCATTCCGGCCAGCGGGAGATGTACCGCGACGGTTATATCGTGAATGAGATAGACGCCGAACAAGGGCGGGTCGCCTTTTCCGGCGTCGGGACATTGCGCGTCGGCGAGGCCGCCGGCGGGCTGAGCGACGAGATGATGAAAATCCAGATTCGGGAAACCGTCGCCGAGCATTTTAAGCGGGAAAAGAAGTTGCAGGGCAGGGGAATCAAGGTGATTTCCCTGTTCTTTATTGACCGCGTGGCCAACTACCGCCGCCACAAGACGGGCGAAAAAGGCAAATTCGCCCGGTGGTTCGAGGCGGTGTATCAAAGAGAGTCCGGCAAAAAAGAATACGCCGGGCTGATTCCGTTTGCCGTGGACGAGGTGCACAACGGTTATTTTTCCGCCGCCAAAGACCAGTGGAAAGACACCAGCGGCAACACCAAGGCCGACGACGACACTTTCCGCTTGATTATGAAAGACAAGGAGCGGCTGCTGGACCCGGCTGAGCCGCTGCGGTTTATTTTCAGCCACTCGGCGTTGCGGGAAGGGTGGGACAATCCCAATGTATTCCAAATCTGCACGCTGAACGAAACGCAGTCCGAGTTGAAAAAACGGCAGGAAATCGGCCGCGGCATGAGGCTGGCGGTGGACCGAAACGGCAACCGCGTTCAAGACGCCGCGGTCAATCGCCTGACCGTGATCGCCAACGAAAGTTACGAGGATTTTGCGCGCCAGCTGCAAAATGAAATTGAGCAGGAGTGCGGCGTGGATTTTGGCGATAAAATCAAGAACAAGCGCCAGCGGCGCGAGGTCAAGTACCGCAAGGGGTTTCAGTTGGACGAAAACTTCAAGGCGCTGTGGGACCGGATTAAGTACCGCACCACTTACCGGGTGGAATACGACACCGCTACGTTGATTGACAAGGCAGCGCAGGCGGTGAAAGACATGGGCAGGGTGGACAAGCCGTCGTTTCACATTGAAACAGCGGAGATTAGCGTTGATAAAGCCAAGGGCGTTACGCCAATACAGAAGGCGGGCAAGATGGTGCGCGCCGAAGGCGGCGTTGATTTTGTCCCCGACATTCTTTCCTATGTGCAGAGCCACGAGCGCGCACGGCTCACGCGCGACACCGTGTATGAAATTCTGCGGCGCTCCGGGCGGCTGGGCGATGCGCTGAAAAATCCGCAGATGTTTGCGGACAAGGCGACGGATTCCATTGAGGGCGTGCTCGCGGGTTTAATGGAAGACGGAATCAAATACGAAAAAATCGGCGCCAAAGAATACGAGTTGCGCCTGTTTGAGGGGTATGAATTTCATCGCAACGATCACACCTTCAAGGTCAGCAGCCCGAAGAAAACCATCAACGAAGGCTGGATGCCGCTGGATTCGGGCGTGGAACACCAATTCGCCCAGGACTGCGAAAGCCGGGACGACATCGAATTTTATTTCAAACTTCCGCCGTGGTTCAAAATCAAAACCCCTATCGGCAACTACAACCCCGACTGGGCGCTGATTAAAAAGAACGAAACCGCCATCTACTTCGTTGCCGAAACGAAATCCAAAGAACGGGAATTGCGGCCGAGCGAACGCAGGAAAATTAAATTCGGCGCGGCCCACTATCGGCAGTTGGGCATGAATTTCCGGCAGGTGTCTGAGGTCAAGGATCTGGATTCGCCTGAATATTTCCCTGCAGGGAAGTAGCGGCGCGAGGGGGCGCCGGCGGCGACTGCCGTCCGTCCGTTATCGCCTGGGGCGGGGTCGGGCTCAGGAGACGCCGGGGGGCGCCCCGGCGAAACTCAGGCCGCCGCGGTCCAGCCGGCGGTAGCCGACGGCCTCGGCGATATGCTCGGTCCCCAGCTGCTCGCGGCCGGCCAGGTCTGCGATGGTGCGCGCCACGCGCCGCACCCGCTGCAGCGCCCGCAGCGAGAGTTGCAGCCGCTCTACCGCTTGCTCCAGCAGTGCGGACGCCTCCGGGCCCAGGGAGCAGTAGCGTTCCACTTCCGCATGTTCCAGCGAGGCGTTGACCTTGCCGGCGCGTCGCAATTGCCGTTCAAAGGCGATGCAGACGCGGTCCCGCACCGCGGCGCTGCCTTCGCCGCCCGCTTTCGGGGACAGCACCAGGCCGGGGGCGGGCCGGGCCAGCGCGAGTTGCAGGTCAATCCGG
It includes:
- a CDS encoding DEAD/DEAH box helicase family protein; this translates as RNFSLVRPDAQFANRLAIDEKQILKNVRAIQRENQLDECESLDGLHFSVEMETGTGKTYVYLRTVYELNKVYGFKKFVIVVPSVAIREGVLKNLSITHDHLQNLYGRPPAHFSVYDSRKVSGLRDFALSDAIQILVINIDSFAKDANVINRHNDKLTGEKPIDFIRRAHPLVIVDEPQNMETVKRKRAIEELNYLCTLRYSATHVHHYNRIYNLDPVRAHELGLVKQIEVDSVRAENDFNAAYVRVKRINVRGRLSASLEIDCNTAAGVKRKKVTVRSGDDLYEHSGQREMYRDGYIVNEIDAEQGRVAFSGVGTLRVGEAAGGLSDEMMKIQIRETVAEHFKREKKLQGRGIKVISLFFIDRVANYRRHKTGEKGKFARWFEAVYQRESGKKEYAGLIPFAVDEVHNGYFSAAKDQWKDTSGNTKADDDTFRLIMKDKERLLDPAEPLRFIFSHSALREGWDNPNVFQICTLNETQSELKKRQEIGRGMRLAVDRNGNRVQDAAVNRLTVIANESYEDFARQLQNEIEQECGVDFGDKIKNKRQRREVKYRKGFQLDENFKALWDRIKYRTTYRVEYDTATLIDKAAQAVKDMGRVDKPSFHIETAEISVDKAKGVTPIQKAGKMVRAEGGVDFVPDILSYVQSHERARLTRDTVYEILRRSGRLGDALKNPQMFADKATDSIEGVLAGLMEDGIKYEKIGAKEYELRLFEGYEFHRNDHTFKVSSPKKTINEGWMPLDSGVEHQFAQDCESRDDIEFYFKLPPWFKIKTPIGNYNPDWALIKKNETAIYFVAETKSKERELRPSERRKIKFGAAHYRQLGMNFRQVSEVKDLDSPEYFPAGK